The Rosa rugosa chromosome 3, drRosRugo1.1, whole genome shotgun sequence sequence aacactaattttagaggtatgaatagaaacactcattaaaaaaaacttactggggtaagtgaaaaaaaaaatatctagaattgaggtaaatagacaaaaacctataataaaaaaaataaaacagtaAAAATTCATGAATTCGCTGTTAAACTTTCCGCAAGTTGaatttagataaaaaaaaataaacgagTATAACTGTATAGTCACCAAATCGCACCACTCATCATCGGCGACCTTTCATATCGTCCGAGATCTTTCCCTTTTATCAGTTCTCAGTTTAGTTACTTTTCAGGAAAGACGGCAGCCCAGAAGAAAATTGCATGGATTATCATCTATGTGAAAAGGGTAAAGTAGAAGCAGCGTCAACACGTTTATGATGCAAGCACAAATATTATAGAATTCTTATCCTAGTACCAAACCAAGATAGAATTCTTATCTTAGGACACGTGCGAGGTTTGGAATATTCTACATACACGCTTCTTGTACTGAAACCTTACGAACCTCTCCTTCAGTTTCCAGACCTAGCTACGTTTTTCCAGAATCTAGACCTTTCCCATTAAGAAAGTTCCCTACCTCTTTCTGATCTTCACAATTGAAAACTCCAAGGAGCAGACTATAAATACGAACCTTGCAGAACTTTGTGGCCAAATCTACCAGCAAACAACAACGATTTCAGAAGGCTTGTGTAACTCTGCGATCATATAACTACCAGCAATAAGAATTTCAGTTTCTAGCAAGACAGAAAAGAGgggcaaaacccagaaacccagaGAAAGTTTCGAGGCAAAAGGGAGAAGGATCGATGTGTCTGGTGTTCGTTTGTGATGAGGATGAGACGGTTCTCTCGCGGCAACCAGCACCGGGGGCGTGCCCGTACTGTGGAGGTTTGGTTCAAGCCATGGATGTAGAGAAACAGTGGAGGTTCTGTTTCTTCCCTCTCTATTGGAGGACCAAGCGCAAGCTCTACTGCAGCTTCTGTGCTAGACGCTTGGTAGTGCAGTGAACCAGTGATAGGACTCATAAAACATAGAGATTGCTGTAACTCTGCAATATAGAAAGATTGCAGTTTGTGCTTGTGTATATGTAGTGACTTTTTTTGTTGGCACAAGTATGTATGAGATGTTTCGTTATTATAGAGAAACTATAAAATTGACAGGACTCTTTCTACATACTTGAAAcatttttgtttagtttttttttttctttcatgttttgtttcattgttCTCATTCTTGATCCAAGTGTGGCTCTGAATGAATCCAGAACCTAAAATGCTATCCTCTAGATTTTACTTGCTAACCCACAACGTTACCAAAAGAGTTTGATGGTTTCTATTTGGGCCACTTCTCCTAATCAACAACACCATAGATAAGTACATCTACAATTGCTGAATCTTCAGGGATAAAAGGTGAATATCAAAGCTCAGAAAAACTGAAAGGTAGCTAGAGAAGTCGGTTTCCTCAATAGTTTTCAATTGCTAGGTTATAAGGTCAAATTGGGAGGGTGTCACAGTAAAACCAACAATGCACATGCTATTCATTTTCTCAAACCAACACAGTTCTTGCCGCCATAGAAGACATGAAGGCGGCACAATATCACACCGTTCACATGGAGACTTGTTAATTGACTATATTCTAACACTTTCGACACAATGGGAAAGCAAAACTGCAGAAGTTTATAATCTATTCCTGTAAGGAACACATTAATATCTGTCACTGTCAATCAACTAAATTGCCATGCGAACAGACGAGGACAGAGTATCACATCACTTACAGAGCTTCAACTTTTTAAAATACGAAGATACGATGGATTTGGGGTAAGGTTTCGTAGCGAGACAAGTTGGGAAATTCTCAGGTTGCTCAATCCACAGTTTGTGCTCTATGCCACCAGCTTTGAGCTTCTCAGACAAGTTCAATATTTGAGGTTCTCCCTTCACCTCAAGAGTAACCTGCACAAGAAGTTAAGAACAGCATATTAACCACTAGCATATACAATGCTAATAGTTCCAgcagtcaataaatgacaactTTGCAATCCCAATTAACTGATCAACAATAATACAAATCCAAACTTTAAGTAGCTTATAATCTACAATCATGCTCAAGATTTCGGTCTAAATCTCAATAACACGATGAAATGAGGAATAGTTTGAAACTACACAACCTCATATTAACCAAACATGTAGCTACAGATTCTTGCTTGCATATATATCTAGCTATGTAAATGTCGCGTGTAATAGGAAaactatcaaacatgtaattgGACCAAAAACATCAACTAACATTTGTACGATTCAAACTTTCAAGCATCACATTGACCAAGAAACTAAAACTCCGTACAATCTCGCCGCCCAAAATTGACCGCAAATGGATACAAAGCAAGGTTGAACTTTTTACCTTATGCATAGAATCGATATTTTCAGGGCTACAATACTGGAGCGTGTGTGGGTCGTCTTTGTGGGACCAGATGGCGGAGACGGAGGCATGGCAGCCCTGTGTTACCACACTGCCCAGCGGCCACGTGTCGATTAGGTCTCGCCGGAGCACCACGTACTGAACGAGGACGTCGGGGGTCTCGGGTTTCGAGGAGTCCGGATTGGCTTCCGAGGCCGGTTGAGACATTGAGTTGAATCCGAGTCGACTCGGGGCGGTGGGTGAAGGTTTTGGCCCGAATCCAACTCGGGTGCTTGAGAGATGAGAAAGGGGGAGAGTGAAACGAAGTGGCGAGACAATACAGGTGGCCATCATATAATTACCCGTAGGAGCATCTATAGTTCTATACTCTTTGTACTCCTTTATGCAAAAATTACTatgaaaaccttttttttttttttatatatatatatatattgagatCACACGGCATTCTCAAAAATTATCTAAGCTTATAAACTAATCTGTGCAAGGGAGTCATGTCAAAGCACTTCCTTACCTTTGACCACAAAAaatagattgagatttaaaCTCTAATCAGTGTCGCTATAAACTTAAACTTAACAAAATATAATTAGTTTTTACAACGAGAAATTTCATATACACATCCCACACTTCTTAATACACATCCCATTTCtttttggttatttttttttttcaaaacattTCTATTATATCCTTGTTGAATATGCACATTTATCTCTCCTTCTGCCgatctttctaaatgtacccagcaaatttctaagTATACCAtgcaaaatatttatttttaattatctttCTTTATATCTAAATAAATTCATCAATTGTTCCTAAATTACCCTCATAAGATACACCCAGCAAAGAAAAACCTCTTATCGAACACGTCTTTCTACTCGTCGATTTCGGCTATTTAATATTCAATTCTACTCATTGATGGGATGGTGCGTAGTGCACTTACGGcgttggtggtggcggtgactTGTAGAGGTAATGAGGAGAAGCAGGTGGTGGAGGAGAGGAGTAAGGGTAGTTTGCCGACGTTTACGAAGCGAAAGCCACTACTGCCACTAGAAGACTCAAAACTAGATAGGTCCCCATTTTTCCCgttctttaatttgttgattGAATGGAAGTTGCAAAACTTGAACTATTAGAAGAATAAAACCTAGCTACCTATTATGTACAATATAGTGCCATAGatcagacagagcaattcttcCATATTttagcttgtttatttattcttttatttcatGAATCATTGAGAAAGAGAACGAGTTTTGAAAACGTGTGTGTTTTGTCTAACTTTCTCTGATTCTTGACCAGCGGCTTTCATAAAAGGATTGAAATATGAACTAAGACTTGGGTCAGGCATGATGGGTCATTCCGAGCATAAAAATCTGGGGTTTtgttttgctgggtacattgtATTCTAGGGTATTTTGGGAAAATCAGTTGGTTTAATTAGACATAATTAaatgtaatgaaaaaaaaaattgttgggtATACTTAGAACTTTGCTAgctacatttagaaagacccttaaTAATAATCAAAAGTTCTTATCAACCTTgcttatgaatttttttttttttggagaatagAAGAAACCTTGCTTATAAAAATcaaaagttctttttttttttttgaaaaggaaaatcaaaagTTCTTATCAGTTAAAGATATCGGCAAGTATGGTGATATTCACTTGAAAATCGTAAACGACTTTATTATGATATCTATCTAATTTGTAATACCCAACAAGAATCAGTTGAAGTTTTGCTACTTAAGTTCAAACAAAGAGGTCTTCAACTCTCCATAATTGTTAATCATTATAATATGATCAACATCCAATTTGGGTATGATTAAGATGGTGGTGGTTTAATTGATGGAATCATCGTTTATTGTTCTCGTCAATGGTGGGATAAAGAGAAAAAGTAAAGTATTACCTATCAGCAACAGCAGCGCCAAAGCCAAATGCTTTGAGAGATTCTTGTCAATTGTCATGGAGTTGATGGGTTTTGTAAATATCAACTCCACAATCAGTTGAAGATTTTGCTGAGTCTGATTTGGTATCCAAGATCTCTGATCTCTCAatatgtttcatttttttttttttttttttttttggttatttcaGTTGCTGCAAGGGTGTTGTGGGAATTCAACttgtccaaaaaataaaaaagaattgggGAATTCAGTTGCTGCAACTGGCCTTCTTGTTGATAACTACTACACCCAAACTTCATCTTGGGCCTAGGTTCAGCCCATTATCCACGAGAATTTGTGGCAGGGCTCCCTTTGGAGTAAAAGGCTTAAAGCCCTATAAAGAGGCTCCACATATTGATGGAAGCAATCAATGTGATTAACAATCCTAGCGAGTCAAATGGGTTTTTTTCCTTTCGTTTTTTTGAGGTGGTTTTTGGACCGTACCTCAAGCACGTCGATTTTccattcaatttttctttttgagaaaaGGACTCGGTTGTCTGCAAATCTTTCAATAAATTGAATTATTTCAAGAAATCCAAATTTCCTCTCATTGTCCCCCAAAAGcaaatttgttattttttgaCACCAACTTGTATAACCAAAACTCCATTGTAGTTAGGTGAGACGTGAAGGCAATAAACCAAACCCAAGCACCCACCACATCATGCTGCTTCATTAGAAAGAAATCTATTTGAGTTCTTCAACCACATTTTCCCTAATGGATCAGATAAGTCACCCCTTTCGGACATTTTCGAACTTGACTTCCGTCATTCGCGGTTGTTTTTCGCTGTTTGGGCGTTCAATTCCACTTCAATCAGTTTCTGTTGGGTTCTTTTCTTGGGTTGCATCGCCATGACAAAATGCTTGAAGCTATTTGTGTTCTTTTCCCTAACTTTAGGGTAACCCAAGTTAAACCATGTGAACCACTTCCATCTCTAATCTCTATGTCCAGCTCAATCTCACTGAGAGACATACCAtcttttcttgttcctttttttatGGATAGGCATAGGTATATCTTTAATATTTAAAGCCCACAATATCCTATAGTCCTATGCCCAAAAACTCAGCAAGCTGCATTATTGAACAAGAGGGCAAACTTGTCTTTCTACTCCTCCAGTTAAGATATCCGAGTCAGCTCATCATGTATATCCTTATCCTGTAACAATAAAAATAGCAAAATAATAACtccaaacaaaaaacaaagggaATCGTATTACTAAAAATACacattttataattttgttctttttaatAGTGGGCTTCCAATTACACAAACCCTGCCACCAACCagagaaaatttaaaaaaaaaaaaaaaaaaaaaaagggatctgCCCCATGCCAAAGTGGGTGGTGTGGTTTCTTATTGTTCATGTTCTTGCAGATCTGAGAGACAATAGCAACTCCTGGACTTGAAGCTCTTCAATCCCCTGTCAAGCAATTTTGGGGTTCTGACCATGTGTGGTTCTTTCTCATCTGATGAAGATTGGCCTGATGATGGGTCTTCTTGTGTTTCTTctggttcttgttcttcttcatcttcatttaaGGAGGCTAGTAATGGcatggattttgggtttgggtGGTTGTAAAAAGACGACGACGACTTTCTGGACCACTTTGAGGCGATCAAAACCCTTCTCCTCTTGTTGAATGGGTTCTCCCTCTTCTCCACCTCCTTCACCGTCGTGGCGGTGGTCACAACATCTGATAAACTCGCAAACGATTTCGATTTTCCTGAGAAGTAGTTCGATAATCCCCTCCTGCATGCATCCTTAATTTAATTAAACTCTTCTTCAAAGTAATTAACACTCAAAAAATCGCGACAGCAATTAATTATTTTCAGATCTAATCCTCAAATCTTACTTGATGGGAAGAGAATCTTCTAGAGAACCCATTGATCCCAGAGAAGTCAATCCTCCTCTGCGGCCGTTAAACTTGCTCTGAACCTCCTCGCTGTCAGTGACGTCACCGGATCCTTGCTTGGATGCATTTTCTTCGTCACTGTCATCCGGAGCCCCGATGGAGGACGAAGAACTGCTCGAAAACGACTCCGCCTGCTCCGATCGAGCCTTCTGCggccctcctcctcctcctccgccgccgcaaGCTCCGATCCCCGATTTTCCCCCTCCTCCTACGACGCCGTTTTGGTTGAGAAACAGACAGGAAGCCGTCGCCGCCGAGGTGGATCCCACCAAAACGTCCATTAACAAAGCCAATTTCGGGTCTCCGGTTCGGTTGGTAGAGAGGCGTGATGGAATTTTTAGCCTTCTCCGCTGCGTCTTCTTCTGCGTTTGAGCTTCCAAATTGGGGTTGTAGTCATCAATCGGAGAGACGACGGTGTCGTAAACGGAGCCGGAGGAGAAGACAAAACGGTGCGTTTGGTGGAAGAGGAGGAGATGGAGATGAAGACGAAGAGGTGGAACTTGCCACTGTGTTAACAGTTATGGATAGAggataaagagagagaaactgataagttaagagagagaaggagagagagagaggaacagGATAAGTTTAAGGGCAGAGGTATATTTATAGAGGCACGCGATATTTGAGACAAGACGGAGGAAGGCTAAGTTTAAGACCCGCCGCCGGTGAAATTGGGAAGCTGCCACGCGGTTTGACACCTTCGCCATGACGTGGCCACCACAaaaatcttaattttttttttttttttttgataaggaaAAATCAATTTGTTCTGGTTAGGTCCATAGTCCAAACCCTTATCCTGTTTCCCTTTCTTAGatcaagaaaaaataaaaatggtcCACATTCTTCCGTACTACTACAACTTGTCAAGTGTTATGACTACCTACcaaaaaaatcatattcaaaATCGAAAGATGGAAATTTGGGTATCTTCAAGCAATAAACCTTGATCAATACTAACCAttttctttgccaaaaaaaaaaaaaaatactaaccATTTTGGTGTGGATATCTTGTTTAATGAGTATACTTTAATAACAAAATATTTTGTATAGATATgagaaatttttgttttgttataaaATTAAATTTGGCATGACTTAATCTAATCTAATCTAATCGTTCATGGAATTAAAGAACTTGTTTGTTTTTATATGAGGAGAGCGGAACTATTTTGTATTGCGATTTTATTTGTGTAAGCACTAAGCAAACACACATAGTTACAGATTTACAGGGttatttcatattttgaaatcaCTTAACTTGTTTCTATATGGTTTCAAATCAGTAAGATGTTATTCGATTGAATTATTAAAAATTGTGTTTGCAATTATTTTAATGAGTGCAAATTCGCTTGAGATTGGTCATAGAAAATCAGCTCTAAGATGGAGGAttgatttttttcttcattaaaaaaaataatgtcAAACTGATTTGATTCCTATCTTATCTTATCTTTGACATTAAGATATGGATagaggaaaaacaaaaacatttgAAATATATTTTGTAAGAAAATAGGAGGGGTAATTATATTTACACATTCCTTTTTTCTAAATACACATACTAAAATCTCTCACCATTTTTTTGCAAAAATTAAATTCCCTTAGcatactctctattttggctccttagctattttggagagcatgtttagctttttatatattttaacagctacaccagactcctaagtggctttccattataacttttagctatctcgctcttaaatatagagagcgagatgagactctctataatttaatatattccttttaagttattttatataatttataaatacatttaaactatttaatgttcacttaaaaaataatataaattcaaaactagctaaaatagatagcattgatacagacgtatttctaaagtggctagccaaaataactttttagctactttggctaaaatttgactaaaaattgCTAGCATTATTAAAGATGCTCTAAACCTTCTCAAAGGTTTATCTTCCAAATGGTTGCAACTCTTCcttaatttgtttttcttcattttctatGCAACTAAGTAAGCAGTGAGCGGATGACGGTTTGCTAAGAAATAATTGATCTGTAGGTTTTTTTTTCAAGGTTCTAATGTTCTATCAAGTATGGTTGAACTCTACTCCCTTTCTCTTAAAGCTGTGATCTATACCAGATCTTGTAGTGATTAATTCACAATGGGAATCCCAATTTGGTGTGAACATGAAGGTGTATCACCATCGGGCCGAAATAGAAACTTACAGGTacaaaatacaaacaaaatttTTGGGGTTGTGTATCCAACATATAACAATGtgcaaataaaatttctcaaatagGACAACCAGATTAAATATGTGTCTGTTAATTAAGGATTAACAAGTATTATAATCCTATTTATCATTGTCGGTTAAGTGTGACGAGGGAGTAATAAATACATCCTTATCCATGTTGCCCTAAACAGATACGAATATCTCTACTGACTTATTACGAGCTGGATTTTCTTAGTGGACCCGTTAATTAATTACATAGTTATTATTACAAAATCTATGGATGATTAGCAGCCACATgatcttgaaagttgaaacatcAATTATCATTTTATGCATTCTTTTAGTTCAAAACTCTTATTATATATTccgagaaaaaataaaaaactcttattatatatatatgcttgtgCAGCTATCCTCAATCTCTTATTATTTTAATTACGACAAGTGGTTTAATTGATGCATTGAATCCCATTACGGGAATGTTCAAGATATAGAATTTTCAT is a genomic window containing:
- the LOC133740214 gene encoding uncharacterized protein LOC133740214 → MCLVFVCDEDETVLSRQPAPGACPYCGGLVQAMDVEKQWRFCFFPLYWRTKRKLYCSFCARRLVVQ
- the LOC133740213 gene encoding uncharacterized protein LOC133740213 isoform X3 → MMATCIVSPLRFTLPLSHLSSTRVGFGPKPSPTAPSRLGFNSMSQPASEANPDSSKPETPDVLVQYVVLRRDLIDTWPLGSVVTQGCHASVSAIWSHKDDPHTLQYCSPENIDSMHKVTLEVKGEPQILNLSEKLKAGGIEHKLWIEQPENFPTCLATKPYPKSIVSSYFKKLKLCK
- the LOC133740213 gene encoding uncharacterized protein LOC133740213 isoform X2 — translated: MMATCIVSPLRFTLPLSHLSSTRVGFGPKPSPTAPSRLGFNSMSQPASEANPDSSKPETPDVLVQYVVLRRDLIDTWPLGSVVTQGCHASVSAIWSHKDDPHTLQYCSPENIDSMHKVTLEVKGEPQILNLSEKLKAGGIEHKLWIEQPENFPTCLATKPYPKSIVSSYFKKLKLFGQRSLFCAAVPAPFGCGHWGVP
- the LOC133740213 gene encoding uncharacterized protein LOC133740213 isoform X1 gives rise to the protein MMATCIVSPLRFTLPLSHLSSTRVGFGPKPSPTAPSRLGFNSMSQPASEANPDSSKPETPDVLVQYVVLRRDLIDTWPLGSVVTQGCHASVSAIWSHKDDPHTLQYCSPENIDSMHKVTLEVKGEPQILNLSEKLKAGGIEHKLWIEQPENFPTCLATKPYPKSIVSSYFKKLKLFLLQLVNGLFSARPCQHRSGAVIGVSLDLISFERL
- the LOC133739874 gene encoding protein OXIDATIVE STRESS 3 LIKE 4-like, producing MDVLVGSTSAATASCLFLNQNGVVGGGGKSGIGACGGGGGGGGPQKARSEQAESFSSSSSSSIGAPDDSDEENASKQGSGDVTDSEEVQSKFNGRRGGLTSLGSMGSLEDSLPIKRGLSNYFSGKSKSFASLSDVVTTATTVKEVEKRENPFNKRRRVLIASKWSRKSSSSFYNHPNPKSMPLLASLNEDEEEQEPEETQEDPSSGQSSSDEKEPHMVRTPKLLDRGLKSFKSRSCYCLSDLQEHEQ